The following coding sequences are from one Delphinus delphis chromosome 19, mDelDel1.2, whole genome shotgun sequence window:
- the CENPX gene encoding centromere protein X isoform X1, whose translation MTLVLHTFRPPWMGSRGRVAEGWVGSLVCGKRERVCRNRAGELVSKLLHLHFKDDKTKVSGDALQLMAELLKIFVVEAAIRSVRQAQAEDLAQVDVEQLEKVLPQLLLDF comes from the exons ATGACCCTCGTCCTGCACACCTTTCGTCCTCCGTGGATGGGATCCCGCGGCCGGGTAGCGGAAGGTTGGGTAGGCAGCCTGGTCTGCGGCAAGAGGGAGAGGGTCTGCAGAAATCGGGCAGGG GAGCTGGTGAGCAAGCTGCTGCACTTGCATTTTAAAGACGACAAGACCAAAG TCAGCGGGGACGCGCTGCAGCTCATGGCCGAGCTGCTCAAGATCTTCGTTGTGG AAGCGGCCATCCGCAGCGTCCGGCAGGCCCAGGCAGAGGACCTGGCCCAAGTGGACGTGGAACAGCTGGAGAAGGTGCTGCCTCAGCTG CTTCTGGACTTCTAG
- the CENPX gene encoding centromere protein X isoform X2 — protein sequence MEEIGAGFRKELVSKLLHLHFKDDKTKVSGDALQLMAELLKIFVVEAAIRSVRQAQAEDLAQVDVEQLEKVLPQLLLDF from the exons ATGGAGGAAATCGGCGCCGGCTTCCGGAAA GAGCTGGTGAGCAAGCTGCTGCACTTGCATTTTAAAGACGACAAGACCAAAG TCAGCGGGGACGCGCTGCAGCTCATGGCCGAGCTGCTCAAGATCTTCGTTGTGG AAGCGGCCATCCGCAGCGTCCGGCAGGCCCAGGCAGAGGACCTGGCCCAAGTGGACGTGGAACAGCTGGAGAAGGTGCTGCCTCAGCTG CTTCTGGACTTCTAG